A genome region from Tolypothrix sp. PCC 7712 includes the following:
- a CDS encoding glycosyltransferase: MKIAFVVGYFPVLSETFIVNQIIGLIARGHDVDIYAYQPGNTVQLHPDIIKYQLLGRTKFQPSIPQNFFWRLLKAVKLIIANFQKNPLVLLRSLNVFKYGRWAASLRLLYSVIPLLNTKTYDIIHCQFGTLAREGMAWRDMGAIRGKLITSFRGYDISWFVHEYGEHIYDELFTKGDFFLANCKYFQTKALSIGCDSQKIVVHGSGIDCSQFQFKTRLPPEPKGKIYLATTCRLIPKKGIEYSIRAVAKVAKIYPDIEYNIIGDGYLRDELAQLIQDLNVTEQVKLLGWKNQPAIIEILDQAHIFLAPSITADDGNQDAPLNTLKEAMAMGLPVISTQHGGIPELVEDGISGFLVPERDADAIAEKLTYLIEHPEIWSQMGAAGRAYVETHYDMNKLNDELVQIYQQVIANNLPLLQPTLAVAGRLNYEASGS; the protein is encoded by the coding sequence ATGAAAATAGCTTTCGTAGTAGGGTATTTCCCCGTCTTGTCGGAAACATTTATTGTTAATCAAATTATAGGTTTGATTGCCCGGGGACATGATGTTGATATCTATGCATATCAACCAGGTAATACCGTGCAATTGCATCCAGATATAATTAAATATCAGTTACTAGGACGGACAAAATTTCAACCGTCAATCCCACAAAATTTCTTTTGGCGGTTGCTGAAAGCGGTAAAATTAATCATTGCTAACTTTCAGAAAAATCCCTTAGTCTTGCTGCGATCGCTAAATGTTTTCAAATATGGTAGATGGGCAGCTTCTCTAAGACTACTCTACTCAGTTATCCCATTATTAAACACAAAAACCTACGATATAATTCACTGTCAATTTGGGACATTGGCACGGGAAGGGATGGCGTGGCGGGATATGGGCGCGATTAGGGGTAAGCTAATTACTTCGTTTCGCGGTTATGATATTAGCTGGTTTGTCCATGAATATGGAGAACATATTTATGATGAACTGTTTACTAAAGGAGATTTTTTCTTAGCTAACTGCAAATATTTTCAAACCAAAGCCCTCAGTATTGGTTGCGATTCCCAAAAAATTGTTGTGCATGGTTCGGGAATTGATTGTAGTCAGTTTCAATTTAAAACCAGGCTACCACCTGAACCCAAAGGCAAAATTTATCTGGCTACAACTTGCCGCCTGATACCGAAAAAAGGTATAGAATACAGCATTCGTGCAGTTGCCAAGGTAGCGAAGATTTATCCTGATATCGAATACAACATTATTGGCGATGGCTATTTAAGAGATGAGTTAGCACAACTAATTCAAGATTTAAATGTTACTGAACAAGTAAAACTTTTAGGCTGGAAAAATCAGCCGGCAATTATTGAAATTTTAGATCAAGCGCATATTTTTCTGGCTCCTAGCATCACAGCTGATGATGGTAATCAAGATGCTCCCCTCAACACCTTAAAAGAAGCAATGGCTATGGGTTTACCAGTCATCAGTACCCAACATGGTGGTATCCCGGAACTAGTAGAAGATGGGATTTCCGGTTTTCTAGTTCCAGAGAGAGATGCGGATGCGATCGCAGAAAAATTAACTTACCTCATAGAACATCCAGAAATTTGGTCACAAATGGGTGCAGCAGGCCGCGCCTATGTGGAAACACACTATGATATGAACAAGCTCAATGATGAGCTAGTACAAATTTATCAACAAGTAATTGCTAATAATTTACCTCTACTACAACCAACTTTAGCTGTAGCAGGCAGGCTGAACTATGAAGCCTCAGGGAGTTAA
- a CDS encoding methanobactin export MATE transporter MbnM, producing MKLSRWFTLAIIFLLSICLSVGLGKAFSASSTSDYDWNLPTWMPKPIVPADNPMSAAKVKLGRHLFYEQRLSITGEFSCASCHIQSLAFTDGKPIAVGATGEKHPRNSMSLANIAYNPVLTWANPLITKLENQALVPMFGEHPIEMGMVGRETQILAMLESDRQYRQMFTAAFGKGKDAISLSNLTKALASFERTLISVNSPYDRYRFGGDAQAISDAAKRGEKLFHSESLECFHCHGGINFSDSVIHERLAFVEIAFHNTGLYNIDGKGAYPPDNTGVYAITAKPSDMGRFKAPTLRNIALTAPYMHDGSIATLAGVIDHYQAGGRTIHTGKFAGDGSKNPLKSEFISGFKLSESEKQDLLAFLHSLTDETFTHNPKLSNPHGDKSGRSVF from the coding sequence ATGAAATTATCTCGCTGGTTTACCCTCGCTATCATTTTTTTATTATCCATTTGTCTGTCAGTCGGACTGGGTAAAGCTTTCTCTGCTTCCTCAACTTCCGATTATGACTGGAATCTGCCAACTTGGATGCCAAAGCCAATTGTGCCAGCAGATAATCCGATGAGTGCTGCAAAGGTGAAATTGGGAAGACACCTGTTCTATGAGCAGCGCTTATCAATTACAGGTGAATTTTCTTGTGCATCTTGTCATATCCAGTCACTAGCCTTTACAGATGGTAAACCAATAGCTGTGGGAGCCACTGGCGAAAAACACCCGCGAAATTCTATGAGTTTGGCTAATATTGCCTACAATCCGGTGTTGACTTGGGCTAATCCTTTGATCACAAAGTTAGAAAATCAGGCTCTTGTGCCCATGTTTGGCGAACATCCAATAGAAATGGGTATGGTAGGAAGGGAAACACAAATATTGGCTATGCTAGAAAGCGATCGCCAATATCGGCAAATGTTTACTGCAGCTTTTGGTAAGGGAAAGGATGCAATTAGCCTCAGCAATCTCACTAAAGCCTTAGCTAGTTTTGAACGCACTCTCATTTCTGTTAACTCTCCCTACGATCGCTATCGCTTTGGCGGCGATGCTCAGGCGATTTCTGACGCTGCTAAACGAGGCGAGAAATTATTTCATAGTGAAAGTTTGGAATGTTTTCATTGTCATGGTGGTATTAACTTCAGCGATTCTGTGATTCACGAACGCCTAGCTTTTGTAGAAATCGCCTTTCATAACACTGGACTTTACAACATTGATGGTAAAGGAGCTTATCCACCTGATAATACAGGTGTTTATGCAATTACTGCCAAACCATCTGATATGGGTAGGTTTAAAGCTCCGACTCTCAGGAATATTGCTTTAACTGCTCCTTATATGCATGATGGCAGTATCGCTACCCTGGCGGGAGTTATCGATCACTACCAAGCAGGTGGTAGAACAATTCATACAGGAAAGTTTGCCGGAGATGGCAGTAAAAATCCTCTCAAAAGTGAGTTTATTTCCGGTTTTAAATTATCTGAGAGCGAAAAACAAGATTTACTGGCATTCTTGCACAGCCTGACTGATGAAACCTTTACTCACAACCCCAAACTAAGTAATCCTCACGGGGATAAGTCCGGCAGATCTGTCTTTTGA
- the cydB gene encoding cytochrome d ubiquinol oxidase subunit II: METLEYFLPQVWFVILALFLFLYVMLDGFDLGVGILSLTSSDEERRGILMTSLSNIWDANETWLVLMGGGLFGAFPLAYGTILNALYIPIFVMVFGFIFRGVAFEFRELARRKLFWNFAFGAGSFAAALGQGFALGAVLKGIKVDETGHFIGSTWDWFSLPSVLVALTLIQAYVLIGSTYLVWKTTGELQATHYKTAKIAAWTTLIGAVLITITTPIIYESARTRLFQQPLVYIFALIPILGVLLIWQLLQSLNLKQERAPFVWTILLFILSFIGLGLIVFPYIIPPQITIYEAAADPSSLVIMIIFIGFLIPVMLFYNLYQYIVFRGKVTGGNYSE; encoded by the coding sequence ATGGAGACGCTCGAGTATTTTCTGCCGCAAGTCTGGTTTGTAATCCTAGCTCTGTTTCTCTTCCTCTATGTCATGCTAGATGGATTTGATTTAGGGGTAGGTATTTTGTCTCTAACCTCCTCTGATGAAGAACGTCGGGGAATTTTGATGACTAGCTTAAGCAACATTTGGGATGCTAATGAAACTTGGCTAGTCCTCATGGGAGGAGGTTTATTTGGGGCTTTTCCTTTAGCTTATGGCACAATTTTAAATGCCTTGTATATCCCGATTTTCGTGATGGTGTTTGGGTTTATTTTTCGGGGTGTCGCCTTTGAATTTCGGGAATTAGCTAGACGCAAATTATTTTGGAATTTCGCTTTTGGTGCAGGAAGTTTTGCGGCTGCACTCGGTCAAGGTTTCGCTTTGGGTGCAGTACTCAAAGGTATTAAAGTGGATGAAACTGGACACTTTATCGGTAGTACCTGGGACTGGTTCAGTTTACCTTCAGTGTTGGTAGCATTGACCTTAATTCAAGCATACGTGTTGATTGGTTCTACTTATCTCGTGTGGAAAACCACGGGGGAATTGCAAGCAACACATTATAAAACAGCCAAAATTGCAGCTTGGACAACTCTCATAGGTGCGGTGCTAATTACAATTACCACACCAATAATTTATGAAAGTGCCAGAACTCGGTTGTTTCAGCAACCCCTAGTTTATATCTTTGCGCTCATACCCATACTGGGAGTACTGTTGATTTGGCAACTTTTACAAAGTCTGAATCTTAAGCAAGAACGAGCGCCTTTTGTCTGGACTATTCTGCTGTTTATCCTGTCATTTATTGGCTTAGGCTTGATTGTCTTTCCTTATATCATCCCACCACAAATTACGATTTATGAGGCAGCTGCCGATCCCAGTTCGTTGGTGATCATGATTATTTTTATCGGCTTTCTCATCCCTGTAATGCTGTTTTATAACCTTTACCAGTACATTGTATTTCGAGGTAAGGTGACTGGCGGTAACTACAGTGAATGA
- a CDS encoding MbnP family copper-binding protein: MTVTPLLSRIVTHLDLSSGKEMLLFVKSAAIGVAKSLQWIAMMAIPLTAVLGNDGVALTANGQTQEVSIKFNAKVGKLPFECGRSYVGLGKPATKVTFSDFRFYVSDVALVDSNGKTVPVTLTQDNKWQYQNVALLDFENKSGACANGTVETRNQVIGTVPKGNYQGLQFTLGVPFNLNHADVVTAPSPLNLTSLWWNWLSGYKFLRLDLASQSLGASPKDDQHSHHGQGFPIHLGSTGCQAAEGSQKPASCSNRNRVKLFFTKFDLTKNVIIADVAALVANTNLAANQPNSPPGCMSSPDDGDCAGIMANIGIPFANKPTAGQAFFRVE; encoded by the coding sequence TTGACAGTAACTCCACTGTTATCGAGAATTGTCACACACCTCGATTTAAGCAGTGGTAAAGAAATGCTGTTGTTTGTCAAATCAGCCGCGATTGGTGTAGCTAAAAGCCTTCAGTGGATCGCAATGATGGCAATTCCCCTGACTGCTGTTTTAGGGAATGATGGTGTAGCTTTAACTGCCAATGGTCAAACCCAAGAAGTAAGTATTAAATTTAACGCCAAAGTCGGCAAACTGCCTTTTGAGTGTGGTAGAAGCTACGTTGGTTTAGGCAAACCAGCAACAAAAGTCACTTTCTCTGACTTTAGGTTTTATGTATCTGATGTTGCATTAGTTGATAGTAACGGCAAAACTGTACCCGTAACTTTAACCCAAGATAATAAATGGCAATATCAAAACGTAGCCTTGCTAGACTTTGAAAATAAATCTGGTGCTTGTGCAAATGGCACAGTAGAGACACGTAATCAAGTTATTGGCACAGTACCCAAAGGCAATTATCAAGGACTGCAATTTACTCTGGGTGTACCCTTCAATCTCAATCATGCTGATGTTGTGACAGCGCCATCACCACTGAATTTGACTTCACTTTGGTGGAATTGGCTATCGGGGTATAAATTTCTGCGCCTGGATTTGGCGAGTCAAAGTCTAGGCGCAAGTCCAAAGGATGATCAACATAGTCATCACGGACAAGGTTTCCCCATTCACTTGGGTAGTACTGGTTGTCAAGCTGCTGAAGGTAGTCAAAAACCCGCAAGTTGTAGCAATCGTAATAGAGTCAAGTTATTTTTTACGAAGTTTGATCTGACAAAGAATGTAATTATTGCCGACGTTGCAGCATTAGTAGCAAATACGAATTTAGCAGCTAATCAGCCCAATAGCCCACCAGGTTGTATGTCATCCCCTGATGATGGTGATTGCGCTGGAATTATGGCTAATATTGGTATCCCATTTGCTAATAAACCTACTGCTGGGCAAGCATTTTTTAGAGTGGAATAA
- the tkt gene encoding transketolase, whose translation MAVATQSLEELSINSIRFLAIDAVEKAKSGHPGLPMGAAPMAFVLWDRFMRFNPKNPKWFNRDRFILSAGHGSMLQYALLYLFGYDSVTIEDIKLFRQWESKTPGHPENFMTAGVEVTTGPLGQGIANGVGFAIAEAHLAAKYNKPDANIVDHYTYVILGDGCNMEGVSGEACSFAGHLGLGKLIALYDDNHISIDGSTDVAFTEDVSKRFEAYGWHVQHVENGNTDLDAIAKAIEAAKAVTDKPSFIKVTTTIGYGSPNKANTAGVHGAALGTDEVALTRKNLGWEYEPFVVPQDVLSHTHKAVERGAGYESEWNKAFADYKAKYPQEAAEFERYLSGKLPDGWDKVLPTYTPEDKGLPTRKHSETCLNKLAAVLPELIGGSADLTHSNLTELKGKGDFQKGQYQNPNIHYGVREHGMGAIVNGIALHSSGLIPYGATFLIFTDYMRAPIRLSALSQAGSIWVMTHDSIGQGEDGPTHQPIETLASLRAIPKLTVLRPADGTETSGAYKIAIERAKANAPTLLALTRQNVPNLAGTSIEGVAKGGYIVVDSEGTPDIILIGTGSELSLAVTAAEKLTAEGKKVRVVSLPAWDLFDAQDAAYRESVLPKAVTKRLSVEAASSFGWHKYVGSEGATVSIDTFGASAPGNVVLEKFGFSVDNVLAKAKELLG comes from the coding sequence ATGGCTGTTGCAACCCAATCCCTCGAAGAACTATCTATTAACTCGATTCGCTTCTTGGCTATTGATGCCGTAGAAAAAGCAAAATCGGGACACCCAGGGCTGCCGATGGGCGCTGCTCCGATGGCTTTTGTACTTTGGGATCGCTTTATGCGGTTTAATCCCAAAAATCCCAAATGGTTTAACCGCGATCGCTTCATCCTGTCTGCTGGTCATGGCTCGATGTTGCAGTATGCCCTGCTGTACCTTTTTGGTTATGACAGTGTAACTATTGAGGACATCAAGCTATTCCGTCAGTGGGAATCCAAAACCCCTGGACACCCAGAAAACTTCATGACTGCTGGTGTAGAAGTGACTACCGGGCCTCTGGGTCAAGGGATTGCCAATGGAGTTGGTTTTGCGATCGCAGAAGCTCACCTAGCGGCTAAATACAACAAACCCGATGCCAACATTGTTGACCATTACACCTACGTAATTTTGGGTGATGGTTGCAACATGGAAGGTGTTTCTGGTGAAGCTTGTTCTTTCGCAGGACACTTGGGATTAGGCAAACTGATTGCTCTGTACGATGATAACCACATCTCCATTGATGGTTCTACAGATGTAGCCTTCACCGAAGATGTTTCTAAGCGATTTGAAGCTTACGGCTGGCACGTTCAACATGTAGAGAACGGCAACACCGACCTAGATGCGATCGCCAAAGCAATTGAAGCTGCGAAAGCTGTTACCGATAAGCCTTCTTTCATTAAGGTCACAACCACCATTGGTTACGGTTCCCCCAACAAAGCCAACACCGCTGGCGTTCACGGTGCGGCTTTGGGTACAGATGAAGTTGCATTAACCCGCAAAAACTTGGGTTGGGAATATGAACCTTTCGTAGTTCCCCAAGATGTCCTCAGCCACACTCACAAAGCTGTCGAACGTGGTGCAGGTTACGAATCTGAATGGAACAAAGCTTTTGCTGATTACAAAGCTAAGTATCCCCAAGAAGCAGCTGAATTTGAACGTTACCTAAGCGGTAAATTGCCTGATGGCTGGGATAAAGTACTACCCACCTACACCCCCGAAGACAAAGGACTACCCACCCGGAAACACTCCGAAACTTGCCTCAACAAACTTGCGGCAGTATTACCAGAGTTAATCGGTGGTTCCGCTGACTTAACCCACTCCAACTTAACCGAACTCAAAGGTAAGGGCGACTTCCAAAAAGGACAATACCAAAACCCCAACATCCACTATGGTGTACGGGAGCATGGTATGGGTGCAATTGTCAATGGTATCGCGTTGCACAGTTCCGGCTTAATTCCCTACGGCGCTACCTTCCTGATCTTCACAGACTACATGCGCGCACCCATCCGCTTATCTGCTTTGTCCCAAGCCGGTAGTATTTGGGTAATGACTCACGACTCCATCGGTCAAGGTGAAGACGGCCCCACCCACCAACCCATCGAAACCCTGGCTTCCCTGCGTGCTATTCCTAAACTGACAGTGCTTCGCCCCGCAGACGGTACAGAAACCTCTGGTGCTTACAAAATAGCAATTGAGAGAGCAAAGGCAAATGCTCCTACTTTGTTAGCGTTAACCCGTCAAAATGTTCCTAACTTAGCAGGTACCTCGATTGAAGGTGTAGCTAAGGGTGGATACATTGTGGTAGATAGCGAAGGCACACCAGATATCATCCTGATTGGTACTGGTTCAGAATTGAGCCTCGCTGTGACTGCTGCTGAAAAACTCACAGCCGAAGGTAAGAAAGTTCGCGTTGTTTCCTTACCTGCATGGGATTTGTTTGACGCACAAGATGCAGCTTATAGAGAGTCTGTATTACCAAAAGCCGTCACCAAGCGTTTGTCTGTAGAAGCAGCTTCTAGCTTCGGCTGGCACAAGTATGTAGGTAGTGAAGGCGCTACCGTTAGTATTGATACATTTGGTGCTTCCGCGCCTGGTAATGTTGTCCTAGAGAAGTTTGGCTTTAGTGTTGATAATGTATTAGCTAAAGCAAAAGAATTGTTGGGTTAA